One genomic segment of Emcibacter sp. SYSU 3D8 includes these proteins:
- the rplQ gene encoding 50S ribosomal protein L17 yields MRHGMSGRKLNRDSSSRKALLQSLATSLLKHEQIKTTLPKAKELRPYVEKLITLGKAGSLHARRQAAGKIPESKVVDKLFSTIAERYEERSGGYTRVLKAGFRYGDAAPMAFIELVDRDPAAKGTDAGPTADARDEDVEDEA; encoded by the coding sequence ATGCGCCATGGTATGTCGGGACGGAAACTGAATCGCGACTCGTCGTCGCGCAAGGCGCTCTTGCAGAGCCTCGCGACGTCACTGCTCAAGCACGAGCAGATCAAGACCACACTGCCCAAGGCGAAGGAGCTTCGGCCCTACGTCGAGAAGCTGATTACCTTGGGCAAGGCCGGCAGCCTGCACGCACGCCGCCAGGCTGCGGGCAAGATTCCGGAGTCCAAGGTGGTGGACAAGCTGTTCTCGACCATCGCGGAACGGTACGAAGAGCGGTCAGGCGGTTACACCCGCGTGCTGAAGGCTGGCTTCCGCTACGGCGATGCCGCGCCGATGGCTTTCATCGAGCTGGTTGACCGCGATCCGGCGGCCAAGGGCACCGATGCCGGTCCCACCGCCGACGCCCGCGACGAGGACGTCGAGGACGAGGCATAA
- the rpsK gene encoding 30S ribosomal protein S11 has protein sequence MATDTGRVKRRERKNITSGVAHVSATFNNTMVTIADHQGNTIAWSSAGAQGFKGSRKSTPYAAQLAAEDAGRKAQEHGMKTLEVEVSGPGSGRESALRALQSVGFTITSIKDVTPIPHNGCRPPKRRRV, from the coding sequence ATGGCAACCGATACCGGCCGCGTCAAGCGTCGCGAACGCAAGAACATCACCTCGGGCGTTGCGCATGTCAGCGCCACGTTCAACAACACCATGGTGACCATCGCCGATCACCAGGGCAACACGATTGCCTGGTCCTCGGCTGGTGCGCAGGGCTTCAAGGGCTCGCGTAAGTCCACGCCATATGCGGCCCAGCTGGCCGCCGAAGATGCCGGCCGGAAGGCGCAGGAACACGGCATGAAGACGCTTGAAGTCGAAGTCAGCGGTCCTGGTTCGGGTCGTGAGTCGGCGCTCCGTGCGCTGCAGTCGGTGGGTTTCACGATCACCTCGATCAAGGATGTGACGCCGATCCCGCATAACGGTTGCCGCCCGCCCAAGCGTCGCCGCGTCTAA
- a CDS encoding DNA-directed RNA polymerase subunit alpha: MTLKRGLTVVVQKNWQELIRPNKLEVKPGNDAKTKATVVAEPLERGFGLTLGNALRRVLLSSLQGSAVSAIQIENVLHEFSSISGVREDVTDIVLNIKSLAVKMHVEGPKRLSLKAKGPGQVTAANISEHASIEILNPDLVICTLDEGAEINMELTVNNGKGYVPADRNRPDDAPIGLIPVDALYSPVVTVSYRVENTREGQVLDYDKLTMDVETDGSISPEDAMAYAARILQDQLQLFVNFEEPREVVRREEEKEPEFNRNLLRKVDELELSVRSANCLKNDNIVYIGDLIQKTEAEMLRTPNFGRKSLNEIKEVLSSMGLKLGMEVPNWPPENIEELAKKLESEY, translated from the coding sequence TTGACCTTAAAAAGGGGTCTAACGGTGGTAGTACAGAAGAACTGGCAGGAATTGATTCGGCCGAACAAGCTGGAGGTCAAGCCGGGTAACGACGCGAAGACGAAGGCGACCGTCGTCGCCGAGCCGCTCGAGCGCGGCTTCGGGCTGACCTTGGGCAACGCTCTGCGCCGCGTGCTGCTGTCTTCACTGCAGGGCTCGGCCGTCAGCGCCATCCAGATCGAGAATGTTCTGCATGAGTTTTCCTCGATTTCGGGAGTCCGCGAGGACGTCACCGACATCGTGCTGAACATCAAGTCGCTCGCCGTGAAGATGCACGTCGAGGGGCCCAAGCGTTTGTCGCTCAAGGCCAAGGGCCCGGGGCAGGTGACCGCCGCCAACATCAGCGAGCATGCGTCGATCGAGATCCTCAACCCGGACCTGGTGATCTGCACGCTGGACGAAGGCGCCGAGATCAACATGGAATTGACCGTCAACAACGGCAAGGGCTACGTGCCGGCGGACCGCAACCGTCCGGACGATGCGCCGATCGGCCTGATTCCGGTCGATGCGCTCTATAGCCCGGTCGTGACGGTGTCCTACCGGGTCGAGAACACCCGCGAGGGCCAGGTTCTCGACTATGACAAGCTGACCATGGACGTCGAGACAGACGGCTCGATCAGCCCCGAGGACGCGATGGCCTACGCCGCCCGTATCCTGCAGGACCAGCTGCAGCTGTTCGTCAACTTCGAAGAGCCCCGCGAGGTCGTCCGCCGCGAAGAGGAGAAGGAGCCGGAGTTCAACCGGAATCTCCTGCGCAAGGTCGACGAACTCGAATTGTCGGTGCGCTCGGCCAATTGTCTGAAGAACGACAATATCGTCTATATCGGCGATCTCATCCAGAAGACCGAGGCGGAGATGCTCCGCACGCCGAATTTCGGCCGCAAGTCGCTGAACGAGATCAAGGAAGTGCTGTCCTCGATGGGCCTCAAGCTGGGCATGGAAGTGCCCAACTGGCCGCCAGAAAACATCGAGGAACTGGCGAAGAAACTGGAAAGTGAGTACTGA